The genomic segment CCCTTATGATCAACTCTAAGGCATGGGCAAATGTCTATCAGGGAATCGGCGTTTTCAACGGATCAGAGCCGAGGAAACAAATAGACCCAACTAACCTCAGATACGAAACCATCATAGCCAATCTGACGAAGGGCATAGAAAACATAAGAGAACCAACATGGTGGGGCCAGTTATACAATAATGAGACCGGAACCTACATAACAGGCGCGGTCTTGGTTGTCGAGAACAGCAACGGCGACGACTCATTGCACTACTATGAGAAAGGATTCCTCATAATCATCCTCGACGAAGAGAATAAGGCTCCGGGAAGATCTACGGTGGTCATCGAGATAAGACCTGAAAAGGGCGCCCCATTGACTATAGAGTTCGTGATTCCTGAAGCTCTAACTAAAAACTCTTATGTAACGGCGGGATAAAAATGCGCAGGCAAAAAAATAGAAGGTGCGGTCGGAAAAGTAGGCGTGCCATCGTAGGCATCGAGGCCGCCATCGTCCTCATCGCCTTCGTTGTGATCGCTTCGGCGCTTGCCTACGTAGTCATCAACATGGGCTTCTTCTCAGCCCAGAAAGCGAAAGAGACGATCACCCGCGGTGTACAGGAATCCACAAGCGCGCTCCAGCTGGATGGATCAGTGATGGGAAAGACAAATCAGACAAGGCATCTTGTCTACCTGCTCTTCCCAGTGAAGCTATCAGTAGGAAAGTCCGAGGTTGACCTTCATCAGGATACGATTGTGCTCTCGATAGGTGGAAGCGTCATCCTCCTAGACGTATATAAGGGGGTAGTCAATGAGTCCGCGGTCGGACTGACTGAGGACCCAAGCGACTTAGACGAAATATTAACGAAGGTCTTCCCTAACGTCAGCACCCCAGCCGCATTCGCCATACTCTACAATGATGATAACGACACTGTGCTGGAGAACTTCGAGAAGGCCTTCTTCCTAATAGATCTTGGAAACCGCGGGCTACGGGAATATGACATAATAAAGATCGAGGTGAAGACGGGCTCGGGAGCGGCGTTGATGATCCAGAGATCTGTTCCCGGCGGACTGCCGGAGAAAGATTACGTGGACCTCAACTAGTAGGGTCCCTGCCCCCATTTTCTTCAGAATTCTGAGTCTTCTGACCCGTATTCAACGTTCATAATACATTAAATTCTCTATGCCCTCAGAAGCTTCTGAGGACGACTTATGAGCCAGAATACTGCCAAAGCGGAGGAAAAGGATAGTGGGGGTGCTCAGGGCGCCAGCGGAGCCATGAGTGAAGGGCGCATAGAAGAGCTGGAGAAGAAGCTAGAACAGTTGAAGGCAAGTGTCAATGAATCCTCATCTGAGATGAAGAGGACAGTTGATGATCTCAGGAAAGCTGTCGTAGACATAAGATCAGCTGTGAGCGAGATCGAGAACCCCTTCAACCTACTACGTGTAATCACGAATGAGAAGGATCTGGGCAAGGTAATCGAAGCGAGACCAATGATCGAGAAGAGATTTGCTCCAAAGGGAACAGGAACAACGGAGACTGAGGAAAGGGTCGGCGAGGAGA from the Candidatus Bathyarchaeota archaeon genome contains:
- a CDS encoding flagellin, with amino-acid sequence MRRQKNRRCGRKSRRAIVGIEAAIVLIAFVVIASALAYVVINMGFFSAQKAKETITRGVQESTSALQLDGSVMGKTNQTRHLVYLLFPVKLSVGKSEVDLHQDTIVLSIGGSVILLDVYKGVVNESAVGLTEDPSDLDEILTKVFPNVSTPAAFAILYNDDNDTVLENFEKAFFLIDLGNRGLREYDIIKIEVKTGSGAALMIQRSVPGGLPEKDYVDLN